A stretch of Peteryoungia algae DNA encodes these proteins:
- a CDS encoding xanthine dehydrogenase family protein molybdopterin-binding subunit, whose product MGVEGIGARVARKEDKRFLTGKGRYTDDMVVPGMKYAYFVRSPYAHARIKSIDVSAAKAMPGVIDVLDGKQLLADGIGNLICGWMVHSKDGSPMKMGAWRPLAHDIVRYVGDAVAIVVADSFGEARDASEAVMVEYEELPVVTGAIDALKSGAPQIHPEAPGNLIFDWEIGDSALADAAIARAAHVTEIEILNNRLSPNPMEPRATLGIYDTAEDHYTCYTTSQNPHVARLVMSAFYNVAPENKLRVIAPDVGGGFGSKIYIYPEEIVCLWASKKTGVPVKWTSDRTEAFLTDAHGRDHVSKVKMAFDKDNNIIGLKVDTVANLGAYMSLFSSSVPTYLYATLLSGQYAIPAIHANVRTVYTNTVPVDAYRGAGRPEATYLLERTVETAARELGVSPADLRRQNFVRTFPYQTPVIMCYDAGDYDASLDAAMGAADWNGFAGRKAEAARRGKLRGIGMSCYIEACGIAPSAAVGSLGAGVGLWESAEVRVNAVGTVEVLTGSHSHGQGHETTFAQLVTERFGLPIDNVSIVHGDTDKVQMGMGTYGSRSGAVGMSAIVKALDKVEAKAKKIAAHLMEADESDIVIENGELKVAGTDKTLPWFQVALAAYTAHNLPSGMEPGLKEGAFYDPSNFTFPAGCYIAEVEVDPETGKTEIIQFVAADDFGNIINPMIVEGQVHGGIAQGIGQALLEAVHYDPQTGQLLTASYMDYAMPRADDLPSFNVSHQNTPCPGNPLGIKGCGEAGAIGSPPALINAITDAIGNNNLNMPATPLAVWSALQANATRQAAE is encoded by the coding sequence ATGGGTGTTGAAGGAATCGGCGCACGCGTGGCGCGCAAGGAAGACAAGCGTTTTCTGACCGGCAAGGGCCGGTATACCGACGACATGGTCGTCCCCGGCATGAAATATGCCTATTTCGTCCGTTCGCCCTATGCGCATGCCCGGATCAAGTCGATCGATGTCTCTGCCGCGAAGGCCATGCCGGGCGTCATCGACGTTCTCGACGGCAAGCAGCTGCTGGCCGATGGCATCGGCAACCTGATCTGCGGCTGGATGGTGCATTCCAAGGATGGCTCGCCGATGAAGATGGGGGCCTGGCGGCCCTTGGCGCATGACATCGTGCGTTATGTCGGCGATGCCGTCGCCATCGTCGTCGCCGACAGCTTTGGCGAGGCACGCGACGCCTCCGAAGCCGTCATGGTCGAATACGAGGAGCTTCCCGTCGTCACCGGCGCCATCGATGCGCTTAAATCAGGCGCACCACAAATCCATCCGGAAGCCCCCGGCAACCTGATCTTCGACTGGGAGATCGGCGACAGCGCATTGGCGGACGCCGCGATCGCCCGTGCCGCGCACGTCACCGAAATCGAGATCCTCAACAACCGGCTCTCGCCGAACCCGATGGAGCCGCGCGCGACACTTGGCATCTATGACACCGCGGAAGACCATTATACCTGCTACACCACCTCGCAGAACCCGCATGTCGCGCGCCTTGTCATGAGCGCCTTCTACAATGTCGCGCCGGAAAACAAGCTGCGCGTCATCGCGCCCGACGTTGGCGGTGGCTTCGGCTCGAAGATCTACATTTATCCGGAAGAGATCGTCTGTCTCTGGGCCTCGAAGAAAACAGGCGTACCGGTCAAATGGACGTCGGACCGCACCGAGGCCTTTCTCACCGATGCGCATGGCCGCGATCATGTTTCGAAGGTAAAAATGGCCTTCGACAAGGACAACAACATCATCGGGCTGAAAGTCGATACGGTCGCCAATCTCGGCGCCTATATGTCGCTCTTCTCGTCCTCGGTCCCGACCTATCTCTATGCCACGCTGCTCTCGGGCCAGTATGCGATCCCGGCGATCCACGCCAATGTCCGCACCGTCTACACCAATACCGTGCCAGTCGACGCCTATCGTGGCGCCGGACGGCCCGAAGCGACCTATCTTCTGGAGCGCACCGTCGAGACGGCGGCACGCGAACTGGGCGTCTCTCCGGCAGACCTCCGCCGGCAGAACTTCGTCCGGACCTTCCCGTACCAGACGCCCGTCATCATGTGTTACGACGCCGGCGATTACGACGCCTCGCTCGACGCTGCCATGGGTGCTGCCGACTGGAACGGGTTTGCGGGCCGAAAGGCGGAAGCTGCCCGGCGCGGCAAGCTGCGCGGCATCGGCATGAGCTGCTATATCGAGGCCTGCGGCATTGCGCCTTCGGCTGCGGTCGGCTCGCTCGGCGCAGGTGTAGGCCTGTGGGAATCGGCCGAGGTCCGCGTCAATGCGGTCGGTACCGTCGAAGTCCTGACCGGCTCGCATAGCCATGGCCAGGGCCATGAGACCACATTTGCCCAGCTTGTTACGGAACGTTTCGGCCTGCCGATCGACAATGTCTCGATCGTGCATGGCGACACCGACAAGGTGCAGATGGGCATGGGTACCTATGGCTCGCGCTCCGGCGCCGTCGGAATGTCGGCCATCGTCAAGGCGCTCGACAAGGTCGAGGCGAAGGCCAAGAAGATCGCGGCCCATCTGATGGAGGCGGACGAGAGCGACATCGTCATCGAAAATGGCGAGCTCAAGGTCGCCGGGACCGACAAGACGCTTCCCTGGTTCCAGGTGGCGCTTGCGGCCTATACCGCGCATAATCTGCCGTCCGGCATGGAGCCGGGTCTGAAGGAAGGTGCCTTCTACGACCCGTCCAACTTCACCTTCCCGGCCGGCTGCTACATCGCGGAAGTTGAGGTCGATCCCGAAACGGGCAAGACCGAGATTATCCAGTTCGTCGCAGCCGACGACTTCGGCAATATCATCAATCCGATGATCGTCGAGGGTCAGGTGCATGGCGGGATCGCGCAGGGCATCGGCCAGGCACTGCTGGAGGCCGTGCATTACGATCCGCAGACGGGCCAGCTGCTGACGGCGAGTTACATGGATTATGCCATGCCGCGCGCGGACGACCTGCCGTCCTTCAATGTCTCGCATCAGAATACCCCATGTCCGGGCAATCCGCTCGGCATCAAGGGCTGTGGCGAAGCGGGTGCGATCGGTTCTCCACCGGCGCTGATCAACGCGATCACGGACGCGATTGGCAACAACAACCTCAATATGCCGGCGACGCCGCTTGCCGTCTGGAGTGCGCTCCAGGCCAATGCGACCCGCCAGGCCGCCGAATAA
- a CDS encoding autotransporter assembly complex protein TamA — MGVWGILPKFSHAFRLGLALTVAITSSIGITAQAQAFEIFGIRLFGEAEVDRDIIDPVDYAITLDTGDADRALRKSLERTSLLVADEEQPVSGDLGLVIKARDDRDRLIATLYENALYGGVVTVTIDGRDIDSLPPNPTFDRSRPVPVSIAIQPGQPFTLGEVKLEGDAARLDPAEFDLVRGQKAGSLTILKAADAIALQLKEEGRPLTEVTRRDVIADHKTQTVDLTIAVEAGPVAPLGAVTVKGARAVDSNFIAYYSRLRPGQTYSPEQLRKAGERLRTLGVFSSVTVNEAEGLEADGSLPVGIVVSEGKHRYFGIGASYSSVDGGGIEGYWGHRNLFGQAESIRIEGAVRGLGELENISDVSSLDYTAGITFIKPGAFVPSGTLEASIKGSTLETDYYDAATITGKVSYAYELTDVDTVSAGVSLAYDSIDDAFGDGNEYLTFGVPIGYVRDTRDNRLNATEGYYGTATLTPSYDFFGQTFFTSFEGSISAYLGFGEEDRFVLAGRLSGGTLVGGGDLSAIPATRRFFSGGGGSVRGYSFQEITPYNAADEGTGGRSYLTANLEARINVTDTIGIVPFLDIGTVTDNTVPDFSDIKMGAGVGLRYMTPFGPLRLDVAVPLDAYDGGSRYAIYAGIGQSF; from the coding sequence GTGGGGGTATGGGGTATATTGCCGAAGTTTAGTCATGCGTTCCGGCTCGGACTTGCCCTGACCGTCGCAATCACATCGTCCATCGGGATCACCGCACAGGCCCAGGCCTTCGAGATATTCGGCATTCGCCTTTTCGGCGAAGCCGAAGTCGATCGCGACATTATCGATCCCGTTGATTATGCCATCACGCTTGATACAGGTGATGCCGACCGCGCGCTCAGGAAGTCGCTGGAGCGCACCTCTCTCCTGGTGGCCGACGAGGAGCAACCCGTTTCCGGCGATCTCGGCCTCGTCATCAAGGCACGCGACGACCGCGACCGGCTGATTGCCACACTCTACGAAAACGCGCTCTATGGCGGCGTCGTCACCGTTACGATCGACGGCAGGGACATCGACAGCCTGCCGCCCAATCCCACATTCGACCGTTCGCGTCCCGTACCTGTCTCGATTGCGATCCAGCCGGGGCAACCGTTTACGCTGGGCGAGGTGAAGCTGGAGGGTGATGCCGCCCGTCTCGACCCCGCCGAGTTCGATCTCGTGCGCGGGCAGAAGGCCGGATCGCTGACGATTCTGAAGGCGGCTGACGCAATCGCGTTGCAACTGAAGGAAGAGGGACGCCCTCTGACGGAAGTGACGCGTCGCGACGTGATTGCCGACCACAAGACGCAGACGGTCGACCTGACGATCGCGGTCGAGGCAGGCCCGGTCGCCCCTCTTGGCGCAGTCACCGTCAAGGGTGCGCGCGCCGTGGATTCGAACTTCATCGCATATTATTCGCGCCTGAGGCCCGGCCAGACCTACTCCCCCGAACAACTGCGCAAGGCCGGAGAAAGACTACGCACGCTTGGCGTTTTCTCTTCGGTCACAGTCAACGAAGCTGAGGGGCTCGAAGCGGACGGATCGCTCCCGGTGGGCATCGTCGTCTCGGAGGGCAAGCACCGCTATTTCGGCATCGGTGCCAGCTACTCATCGGTCGATGGCGGCGGCATCGAGGGCTATTGGGGTCACCGCAATCTTTTCGGTCAGGCGGAATCGATCAGGATAGAAGGGGCGGTGCGCGGGCTCGGCGAACTCGAGAACATCTCCGATGTCTCTTCGCTCGATTACACGGCCGGCATCACCTTCATCAAGCCAGGCGCCTTTGTTCCCTCCGGAACGCTCGAGGCCAGCATCAAGGGCAGCACGCTGGAGACCGACTATTACGATGCAGCCACAATTACGGGCAAGGTGTCCTATGCCTACGAACTGACCGATGTCGATACCGTCAGCGCCGGCGTTTCACTGGCCTATGACAGCATCGACGACGCCTTTGGCGACGGCAACGAATACCTGACCTTCGGCGTGCCGATCGGCTATGTCAGAGACACCCGCGACAACCGGCTGAATGCGACCGAGGGCTATTACGGCACGGCGACGCTGACACCGAGCTACGATTTCTTCGGCCAGACCTTCTTCACGTCGTTCGAAGGCTCGATCTCTGCCTATCTCGGCTTCGGGGAAGAGGATCGGTTCGTGCTCGCCGGCCGCCTGAGCGGCGGCACCCTGGTCGGTGGGGGAGATCTGTCCGCAATCCCGGCGACCCGGCGATTCTTCTCCGGCGGTGGCGGTTCGGTGCGAGGCTATTCCTTCCAGGAAATCACGCCCTACAATGCCGCGGACGAGGGCACCGGCGGTCGCTCTTATCTGACGGCAAATCTGGAAGCCCGCATCAATGTGACGGACACGATCGGAATCGTGCCCTTTCTCGACATTGGCACCGTGACGGACAACACTGTGCCCGATTTCTCTGACATCAAGATGGGCGCAGGCGTCGGGCTGCGCTACATGACACCATTCGGCCCCTTGCGGCTGGATGTGGCAGTGCCGCTGGATGCTTACGACGGTGGCAGCCGTTATGCCATCTATGCCGGCATCGGTCAGAGTTTCTGA
- a CDS encoding FAD binding domain-containing protein codes for MHLYSTSYHRASTVEDAGRLLSGAEDGKFIAGGQTLIAALKQRLAQPSDLVDLRHIETLKGIKVEGRRVTIGAAVTHAEVASSAEIRAVCPAISNLAAMIGDPHVRHLGTIGGSVANDDPAADYPSAVLGLGATVVTSRREIAADDFFVSLFETALAEDEIITAVRFDAPERAGYAKFANPASRYAMTGVFVSKGPGGVRVAVTGAGSTGVFRHAGLEAALSANWSPDAAAAVDIDSSELMSDLHCTAEYRANLVRVMAKRAVQSS; via the coding sequence ATGCACCTCTATTCCACCAGCTACCATCGGGCCTCGACGGTCGAGGATGCCGGCAGGCTTCTGTCCGGTGCCGAGGACGGCAAATTCATCGCCGGCGGCCAGACCCTGATCGCTGCGCTGAAGCAGCGCCTCGCCCAGCCGTCGGACCTCGTTGACCTCAGGCATATCGAGACCCTCAAGGGGATCAAGGTCGAGGGGCGGCGCGTCACGATCGGGGCTGCCGTCACCCATGCGGAGGTCGCCTCTTCAGCGGAAATCCGCGCGGTCTGTCCGGCGATCTCGAACCTTGCCGCGATGATCGGGGATCCACATGTGCGCCATCTGGGCACGATCGGCGGCTCGGTTGCCAATGACGATCCGGCGGCGGATTATCCGTCGGCCGTGCTCGGCCTTGGTGCAACGGTCGTGACCAGCCGTCGCGAAATCGCGGCCGACGACTTCTTCGTCAGCCTGTTCGAAACGGCATTGGCCGAGGACGAGATCATCACGGCCGTCCGCTTCGATGCGCCGGAGAGGGCTGGTTATGCCAAGTTCGCCAATCCGGCTTCGCGTTACGCGATGACCGGCGTCTTCGTCTCGAAGGGGCCCGGTGGCGTCCGTGTCGCTGTCACCGGTGCCGGCTCCACCGGTGTCTTCCGCCATGCGGGTCTCGAAGCGGCGCTTTCGGCCAACTGGTCGCCGGATGCCGCCGCTGCCGTGGACATCGATTCGTCGGAGCTGATGTCGGATCTTCATTGCACCGCGGAATACCGTGCAAATCTCGTCCGGGTAATGGCCAAACGCGCAGTCCAGTCCTCCTGA
- a CDS encoding (2Fe-2S)-binding protein, whose product MAKVTLTVNGRTVSGECEDRTLLVHFIRDKLGLTGTHVGCDTTQCGTCVVHMDGKSIKSCSILAVQASGSSITTIEGISSGGELHPVQAAFKEHHGLQCGFCTPGMVMTALDMICRHNGALDEATVRQELEGNICRCTGYHNIVKAVLSANEAMTAGRQAAE is encoded by the coding sequence ATGGCTAAAGTGACACTGACGGTGAATGGCCGGACAGTGAGCGGAGAGTGCGAGGATCGCACCCTGCTCGTGCATTTCATTCGCGACAAGCTTGGTCTCACGGGAACGCATGTGGGCTGCGATACCACCCAATGCGGAACCTGTGTCGTTCACATGGACGGCAAATCGATCAAGAGCTGTTCGATCCTGGCCGTCCAGGCCTCGGGATCCTCGATCACGACGATCGAGGGCATCTCTTCCGGTGGTGAGCTGCATCCGGTTCAGGCGGCCTTCAAGGAACATCACGGTCTGCAATGCGGCTTCTGTACGCCGGGCATGGTGATGACAGCGCTCGACATGATCTGTCGTCACAACGGTGCGCTCGACGAGGCCACCGTCCGCCAAGAGCTCGAGGGCAATATCTGTCGCTGCACGGGCTATCATAACATCGTCAAGGCCGTGCTTTCGGCCAATGAAGCGATGACAGCCGGCCGTCAGGCCGCCGAGTGA
- a CDS encoding glycine zipper domain-containing protein, whose protein sequence is MKKALVLMLVGLSVAGCTQTERGAGIGAASGAIIGGIATGNVRGAAVGAAIGGVAGAVIGRVSEQPGQCYYRDRYGNRYIDACPRSY, encoded by the coding sequence ATGAAAAAAGCTCTTGTGCTGATGCTTGTCGGCCTTTCGGTCGCAGGCTGCACCCAGACAGAACGCGGCGCAGGTATCGGCGCCGCCTCCGGCGCGATCATCGGTGGCATAGCCACAGGCAACGTCCGCGGCGCAGCAGTCGGTGCCGCTATCGGCGGCGTTGCGGGCGCCGTGATCGGCCGCGTGTCGGAACAGCCTGGTCAGTGCTACTACCGCGACCGCTACGGCAACCGCTACATCGACGCTTGCCCGCGTAGCTACTGA